Proteins co-encoded in one Klebsiella michiganensis genomic window:
- the glnG gene encoding nitrogen regulation protein NR(I) (response regulator of a two-component regulatory system involved in the activation of nitrogen assimilation genes; interacts with sigma-54), whose protein sequence is MQRGIVWVVDDDSSIRWVLERALTGAGLSCTTFENGNEVLDALATKTPDVLLSDIRMPGMDGLALLKQIKQRHPMLPVIIMTAHSDLDAAVSAYQQGAFDYLPKPFDIDEAVALVERAISHYQEQQQPRNAPDNGPTTDIIGEAPAMQDVFRIIGRLSRSSISVLINGESGTGKELVAHALHRHSPRVKSPFIALNMAAIPKDLIESELFGHEKGAFTGANQIRQGRFEQADGGTLFLDEIGDMPLDVQTRLLRVLADGQFYRVGGYAAVKVDVRIIAATHQNLEQRVQEGKFREDLFHRLNVIRVHLPPLRERREDIPRLARHFLQVAARELGVEAKLLHPETENALTRLAWPGNVRQLENTCRWLTVMAAGQEVLIQDLPSELFETTVAESGGITQTNPDSWAMLLAQWAERALRSGHQDLLSEAQPEMERTLLTTALRHTQGHKQEAARLLGWGRNTLTRKLKELGME, encoded by the coding sequence ATGCAACGAGGGATAGTTTGGGTCGTTGACGACGATAGCTCCATCCGCTGGGTCCTTGAGCGCGCGTTAACCGGGGCCGGGTTAAGCTGCACCACCTTTGAAAATGGCAATGAGGTACTGGACGCGCTGGCGACCAAAACCCCGGACGTGCTGCTGTCGGATATTCGTATGCCCGGCATGGATGGTCTTGCCCTGTTAAAGCAGATCAAGCAGCGCCACCCGATGCTGCCGGTCATCATAATGACCGCGCATTCGGATTTAGACGCGGCCGTCAGCGCCTATCAGCAGGGGGCTTTCGATTATCTGCCAAAACCGTTTGATATTGATGAGGCGGTAGCGCTGGTTGAGCGCGCTATCAGCCACTATCAGGAACAGCAGCAGCCGAGAAATGCGCCGGATAACGGGCCAACGACCGACATTATCGGGGAAGCCCCGGCGATGCAGGACGTATTTCGTATTATTGGCCGCCTGTCGCGCTCCTCCATCAGCGTACTGATTAACGGCGAGTCGGGCACCGGCAAAGAGCTTGTGGCGCACGCGCTGCATCGCCACAGCCCGCGGGTTAAATCGCCGTTTATCGCGCTCAACATGGCGGCAATTCCGAAAGATTTAATTGAGTCAGAGCTGTTCGGGCACGAAAAAGGGGCTTTTACCGGCGCCAACCAGATCCGACAGGGGCGCTTTGAGCAGGCCGACGGCGGCACGCTGTTTCTCGATGAAATAGGTGATATGCCGCTGGACGTTCAGACGCGTCTGCTGCGCGTGCTGGCTGACGGCCAGTTTTACCGCGTGGGCGGTTACGCGGCGGTAAAAGTGGATGTTCGCATCATAGCGGCAACCCACCAAAACCTTGAGCAGCGGGTGCAGGAAGGTAAGTTTCGAGAGGACTTGTTCCACCGCCTGAACGTGATTCGCGTCCACCTGCCTCCGCTTCGCGAGCGCCGGGAAGATATTCCGCGTCTGGCACGCCATTTCCTGCAAGTGGCCGCCCGCGAACTGGGTGTGGAAGCAAAACTGCTGCATCCGGAAACGGAAAATGCCTTAACCCGCCTCGCCTGGCCCGGCAACGTGCGCCAGCTGGAAAACACCTGTCGCTGGCTGACGGTCATGGCGGCAGGTCAGGAAGTCCTGATTCAGGATCTTCCCAGCGAATTGTTTGAAACGACGGTGGCCGAGAGCGGGGGGATCACGCAAACCAACCCCGACAGCTGGGCCATGCTGCTGGCGCAGTGGGCAGAACGAGCGTTACGCTCGGGTCATCAGGATCTGCTTTCTGAGGCTCAGCCGGAAATGGAGCGCACGCTGCTGACCACCGCGCTGAGACACACTCAGGGACATAAACAGGAAGCGGCTCGTCTGCTGGGATGGGGGCGGAACACGCTGACTCGTAAGCTAAAAGAGCTGGGTATGGAGTAA
- the glnL gene encoding nitrogen regulation protein NR(II) (sensory histidine kinase in two-component regulatory system with GlnG; acts as a signal transducer which responds to the nitrogen level of cell and modulates the activity of ntrC by phosphorylation/dephosphorylation) — MATGALPDAGQILNSLINSILLVDDELAVHYANPAAQQLLAQSSRKLYGTPLPDLLSYFSLNIGVMQESLMAGQGFTDNEVTLVIDGRSHILSLTAQKLPEGYILMEMAPMDNQRRLSQEQLQHAQQIAARDLVRGLAHEIKNPLGGLRGAAQLLSKALPDPSLTEYTKVIIEQADRLRNLVDRLLGPQQPGMHVTESIHKVAERVVKLVSMELPDNVTLVRDYDPSLPEFAHDPDQIEQVLLNIVRNALQALGSEGGEIILRTRTAFQLTLHGSRYRLAARIDVEDNGPGIPAHLQDTLFYPMVSGREGGTGLGLSIARSLIDQHSGKIEFNSWPGHTEFSVYLPIRK, encoded by the coding sequence ATGGCAACTGGCGCGCTGCCCGATGCTGGGCAGATTCTGAATTCTCTCATCAACAGCATCCTGCTCGTGGATGACGAGCTGGCGGTTCATTACGCCAACCCTGCGGCACAGCAGCTGCTGGCGCAGAGTTCACGCAAGCTATACGGCACACCGTTGCCGGACCTGTTGAGTTATTTCTCGTTGAATATTGGCGTCATGCAGGAAAGCCTGATGGCAGGCCAGGGGTTTACCGACAACGAAGTGACGCTGGTCATTGATGGCCGATCGCACATTCTTTCCCTGACGGCGCAAAAGCTGCCGGAAGGGTACATCCTGATGGAGATGGCGCCGATGGATAATCAGCGTCGATTGAGTCAGGAACAGCTGCAACATGCGCAGCAGATTGCCGCGCGAGATTTAGTTCGCGGCCTTGCGCATGAGATTAAAAACCCGTTAGGCGGCTTGCGCGGCGCGGCGCAATTGTTGAGTAAAGCGCTCCCCGACCCGTCGCTGACGGAGTACACCAAAGTCATTATTGAACAGGCAGACCGCTTACGTAATCTGGTCGATCGCCTGTTAGGGCCTCAGCAGCCGGGAATGCACGTCACCGAAAGTATTCACAAGGTTGCCGAGCGCGTGGTGAAGCTCGTGTCGATGGAGCTGCCGGATAACGTCACCCTTGTACGGGATTACGATCCAAGTTTGCCTGAGTTTGCGCACGATCCTGATCAAATCGAGCAAGTTTTACTGAATATCGTTCGTAATGCGCTGCAGGCACTGGGTAGTGAAGGGGGCGAAATTATCTTACGCACCCGTACCGCTTTCCAGCTGACGCTGCACGGTTCTCGCTATCGTCTTGCGGCACGCATAGATGTTGAAGATAACGGCCCGGGTATCCCGGCACATTTGCAGGACACGTTGTTCTACCCGATGGTCAGTGGGCGAGAAGGCGGCACCGGGCTGGGTCTTTCCATAGCGCGTAGCCTTATCGACCAGCATTCGGGGAAAATCGAATTCAACAGTTGGCCTGGTCATACCGAATTTTCGGTTTACCTGCCTATTCGGAAGTAG
- the glnA gene encoding glutamine synthetase (forms a homododecamer; forms glutamine from ammonia and glutamate with the conversion of ATP to ADP and phosphate; also functions in the assimilation of ammonia; highly regulated protein controlled by the addition/removal of adenylyl groups by adenylyltransferase from specific tyrosine residues; addition of adenylyl groups results in inactivation of the enzyme), with product MSAEHVLTMLNEHEVKFVDLRFTDTKGKEQHVTIPAHQVNADFFEEGKMFDGSSIGGWKGINESDMVLMPDPTTAVIDPFFADSTLIIRCDILEPGTMQGYDRDPRSIAKRAEDYLRSTGIADTVLFGPEPEFFLFDDIRFGSSISGSHVAIDDIEGAWNTGTKYEGGNKGHRPAVKGGYFPVPPVDSSQDLRSAMCLTMEQMGLVVEAHHHEVATAGQNEVATRFNTMTKKADEIQIYKYVVHNVAHAYGKTATFMPKPMFGDNGSGMHCHMSLSKNGVNLFSGDKYAGLSEQALYYIGGVIKHAKAINALANPTTNSYKRLVPGYEAPVMLAYSARNRSASIRIPVVASPKARRIEVRFPDPAANPYLCFAALLMAGLDGIKNKIHPGEAMDKNLYDLPPEEAKEIPQVAGSLEEALNALSEDREFLTAGGVFTDDAIDAYIALRTEENDRVRMTPHPVEFELYYSV from the coding sequence ATGTCCGCTGAACACGTTTTGACGATGCTGAATGAGCATGAAGTGAAGTTTGTTGATCTGCGCTTTACCGACACTAAAGGTAAAGAACAGCACGTCACTATCCCTGCTCATCAGGTAAATGCTGACTTCTTCGAAGAAGGCAAAATGTTTGACGGCTCCTCGATTGGTGGCTGGAAAGGTATCAACGAATCCGACATGGTTCTGATGCCAGACCCAACGACCGCGGTTATTGACCCGTTCTTCGCGGACTCTACCCTGATTATCCGCTGTGACATTCTCGAGCCAGGCACCATGCAGGGCTACGATCGTGACCCGCGCTCTATTGCAAAACGCGCTGAAGACTACCTGCGTTCTACCGGCATCGCGGACACCGTTCTGTTCGGGCCAGAGCCAGAATTCTTCCTGTTCGACGACATTCGCTTCGGCAGCTCTATCTCCGGCTCCCACGTTGCTATCGATGATATCGAAGGCGCATGGAACACCGGCACCAAATACGAAGGCGGTAACAAAGGTCACCGTCCAGCCGTTAAAGGCGGTTACTTCCCGGTGCCACCGGTCGACTCTTCTCAGGACCTGCGTTCTGCTATGTGTCTGACCATGGAGCAGATGGGCCTGGTTGTTGAAGCTCACCACCACGAAGTGGCTACCGCTGGTCAGAACGAAGTGGCTACCCGCTTCAACACCATGACCAAAAAAGCTGACGAAATTCAGATCTACAAATACGTTGTGCACAACGTTGCTCACGCCTACGGCAAAACCGCGACCTTTATGCCAAAACCAATGTTTGGCGATAACGGTTCCGGCATGCACTGCCACATGTCCCTGTCCAAGAACGGCGTAAACCTGTTCTCCGGTGACAAATATGCTGGCCTGTCTGAGCAAGCGCTGTACTACATCGGTGGTGTTATCAAACACGCTAAAGCGATCAACGCCCTGGCGAACCCAACCACCAACTCCTACAAACGTCTGGTCCCAGGCTACGAAGCACCAGTTATGCTGGCTTACTCTGCCCGTAACCGTTCTGCTTCTATCCGTATCCCGGTTGTTGCGTCTCCGAAAGCACGTCGTATCGAAGTGCGCTTCCCGGATCCAGCGGCTAACCCATACCTGTGCTTCGCAGCGCTGCTGATGGCCGGTCTGGACGGTATTAAGAACAAGATCCACCCAGGCGAAGCCATGGACAAAAACCTGTATGACCTGCCGCCAGAAGAAGCGAAAGAGATCCCACAGGTTGCTGGCTCTCTGGAAGAAGCACTGAATGCACTGAGCGAAGACCGTGAGTTCCTGACTGCCGGTGGCGTATTCACCGACGACGCTATCGATGCTTACATCGCACTGCGCACTGAAGAAAACGACCGCGTGCGCATGACTCCGCATCCGGTAGAGTTCGAGCTGTACTACAGCGTCTAA
- a CDS encoding GTP-binding protein TypA, with the protein MIENLRNIAIIAHVDHGKTTLVDKLLQQSGTFSERAETTERVMDSNDLEKERGITILAKNTAIKWNDYRINIVDTPGHADFGGEVERVMSMVDSVLLVVDAMDGPMPQTRFVTKKAFAHGLKPIVVINKVDRPGARPDWVVDQVFDLFVNLDATDEQLDFPIIYASALNGIAGMDHTDMAEDMTPLYQAIVDRVPAPSVDLDGPLQMQISQLDYNNYVGVIGIGRIKRGKVKPNQQITIIDSEGKTRNGKVGKVLTHLGLERIESTEAEAGDIIAITGLGELNISDTICDTQNVEALPALSVDEPTVSMFFNVNTSPFCGKEGKFVTSRQILDRLNKELVHNVALRVEETEDADAFRVSGRGELHLSVLIENMRREGFELAVSRPKVIFREIDGRKQEPFENVTLDVEEQHQGSVMQALGERKGDLKNMNPDGKGRVRLDYVIPSRGLIGFRNEFMTMTSGTGLLYSTFSHYDDIRQGEVGQRQNGVLISNGQGKAVAFALFGLQDRGKLFLGHGAEVYEGQIIGIHSRSNDLTVNCLTGKKLTNMRASGTDEATTLVPAQKMTLEQALEFIDDDELVEVTPLSVRIRKRHLTENDRKRAGRGSKEA; encoded by the coding sequence GTGATCGAAAATCTGCGTAATATCGCCATCATCGCGCACGTTGACCACGGTAAAACTACCCTGGTTGATAAGCTGCTGCAGCAGTCTGGTACCTTCAGTGAGCGTGCTGAAACTACTGAACGCGTGATGGACTCCAATGACCTGGAGAAAGAGCGTGGGATTACCATCCTCGCTAAAAACACCGCTATCAAATGGAATGACTACCGTATCAACATCGTTGATACCCCAGGACACGCCGACTTCGGTGGTGAAGTTGAGCGCGTAATGTCAATGGTTGACTCCGTTCTGCTGGTGGTTGACGCAATGGATGGCCCAATGCCGCAGACGCGCTTCGTAACCAAGAAGGCGTTTGCCCATGGTTTGAAGCCGATCGTGGTTATCAACAAAGTTGACCGCCCTGGCGCGCGTCCTGACTGGGTTGTGGATCAGGTCTTCGACCTGTTCGTTAACCTTGATGCGACCGACGAACAGCTCGACTTCCCAATCATCTATGCATCCGCATTGAACGGTATCGCGGGTATGGATCACACTGATATGGCGGAAGACATGACCCCGCTGTACCAGGCTATCGTTGATCGTGTACCGGCACCGAGCGTTGACCTTGACGGTCCACTGCAGATGCAAATTTCCCAGCTGGACTACAACAACTACGTTGGCGTTATCGGCATCGGCCGTATCAAACGCGGTAAAGTGAAGCCAAACCAGCAGATCACTATCATTGATAGCGAAGGGAAAACCCGTAACGGTAAAGTCGGTAAAGTACTGACCCACCTGGGTCTGGAGCGTATCGAGTCTACCGAAGCTGAAGCCGGCGACATCATCGCTATCACCGGCCTGGGCGAGCTGAACATCTCCGACACCATTTGCGACACGCAAAATGTTGAAGCGCTGCCTGCGCTGTCCGTAGATGAGCCAACCGTTTCCATGTTCTTCAACGTCAACACTTCTCCGTTCTGCGGTAAAGAAGGTAAGTTCGTGACCTCTCGTCAGATTCTTGATCGTCTGAACAAAGAGCTGGTACACAACGTTGCGCTGCGCGTTGAAGAAACCGAAGATGCGGACGCATTCCGCGTTTCCGGTCGTGGTGAACTGCACCTGTCCGTACTGATCGAAAACATGCGTCGTGAAGGTTTCGAACTGGCGGTATCCCGTCCGAAAGTTATCTTCCGTGAAATCGATGGTCGTAAACAAGAGCCGTTCGAAAACGTGACTCTGGACGTTGAAGAGCAGCATCAGGGTTCCGTGATGCAGGCGCTCGGTGAGCGTAAAGGCGACCTGAAAAACATGAATCCGGACGGCAAAGGCCGCGTGCGTCTTGACTACGTTATCCCAAGCCGTGGTTTGATCGGCTTCCGTAACGAATTCATGACCATGACCTCCGGTACCGGTCTGCTGTACTCCACCTTCAGCCACTATGACGATATTCGTCAGGGCGAAGTTGGCCAGCGCCAGAACGGCGTACTGATCTCAAACGGTCAGGGCAAAGCGGTTGCGTTTGCGCTGTTCGGTCTGCAGGATCGCGGCAAGCTGTTCCTGGGCCACGGGGCTGAAGTTTACGAAGGCCAGATCATCGGTATTCACAGTCGTTCTAACGACCTGACCGTAAACTGCCTGACCGGTAAGAAGCTGACCAACATGCGTGCTTCCGGTACTGACGAAGCGACCACCTTGGTTCCTGCGCAGAAAATGACCCTGGAGCAAGCTCTGGAGTTCATCGATGACGACGAACTGGTAGAAGTGACCCCGCTGTCCGTGCGTATCCGTAAGCGCCACCTGACTGAAAACGACCGTAAACGTGCGGGTCGTGGTAGCAAAGAAGCTTAA
- a CDS encoding alpha-D-glucose-1-phosphatase has translation MLYIFDLGNVIVDIDFNRVLGVWSDYSRVPLANLQKSFAMGETFHQHERGQISDEVFAERLCHEMDVALSYEQFAAGWQAIFIGLRKETIGVMQKLRGQGHRVVVLSNTNRLHTGFWPDEYPEVAQSADKIYLSQEMGMRKPDAEIYLKVLQEEGFPADQAVFFDDNADNIHGARAVGITSIQVIDKQTIPDWFAKQG, from the coding sequence ATGCTGTATATCTTTGATTTAGGTAACGTCATCGTTGATATCGACTTTAATCGCGTGCTGGGTGTCTGGAGCGATTACAGCCGGGTACCGTTAGCCAACCTGCAGAAAAGTTTCGCGATGGGAGAAACCTTCCATCAGCATGAACGCGGGCAAATATCAGATGAAGTGTTTGCCGAACGCTTATGCCACGAAATGGACGTTGCGCTGAGCTACGAGCAGTTTGCCGCGGGCTGGCAGGCGATTTTCATTGGCCTGCGCAAAGAGACGATTGGCGTCATGCAGAAGCTTCGCGGGCAGGGGCATCGCGTGGTGGTCCTTTCCAATACCAACCGGCTGCACACCGGTTTCTGGCCTGATGAATATCCTGAAGTGGCGCAGTCGGCAGATAAAATCTACCTCTCCCAGGAAATGGGGATGCGCAAGCCGGACGCGGAAATCTACCTTAAGGTGCTGCAGGAAGAGGGATTCCCTGCCGATCAGGCCGTGTTCTTCGATGATAATGCCGACAACATTCACGGCGCCCGGGCGGTAGGTATCACGAGTATTCAGGTGATCGACAAGCAAACTATTCCCGACTGGTTTGCTAAACAGGGATGA